The Rhipicephalus microplus isolate Deutch F79 chromosome 4, USDA_Rmic, whole genome shotgun sequence sequence TACATGGTAACAAAATATGCACTCTGCAAGAAATTCTTTGTGCCTGAACAATCAATGCGTTGACATTGTTCTCTTGGTGAACATTGATCACTTAacagcccttttttttcttgaattattTTCACTTCTCATGAAGCAGACATTGTGCCACAAAACCCGTGGCAATCCAAAAATGAGAATTGGTGCCTGGGATTTACTACTACAGTAGCGTTCACAACGATTCCAGTACCACCTAAAGCACATGTATGGCTAAACTCCGAGCAACTTTTGCTACAGCTGGACAAGCCTAACTTTAAGCTTGACCGATATAAAATATGTTGAGAGTGGCAAAAGAGGTTAGTATTCTAGTAAGCATGTAAAAGACAAATTACACGGTCAAACTATTTCCCCTGCTAGCTTCCGCATAGTTGGGAACAAATACCTATAAGGCATCAGGCGGAAGCTAGCAATTTCTTTATAGTAAAACCGGAGCCATTATGCTTAAAACTGAACGATAATTAAAATTTATTGCCTATAAAGGTACGCGGGTAATTAAACTACATGAAAATTGGGCAACCAAGATGTCTCTGGGGCTTCATATTGGTACTTTAGACTTAACAAAATATCATCTATTTGCTTCACTACGAGGCACTCTACGGCAAAAAGGCTTTTGCACAGTAAGCGGTATATCTTTCAATGTTATCTACCATTGTTGCTTTGCCTAGCTCTTGCTTAATGCTCATGACGTTTAAGCATAGGGTACATAAAGAACTACCAACCAGCGTGTTCGATATGACAGCGATATAAAAAACAGGAAGAGATAAATAAATAGTTGAGCTGAGTTTCACCAAGTTCAACCACACTCACGAAACTCACCCGTGTTTTGGTAGCCACACGTCGGCACATTAAAGTTGGAGCCATACTCGTGCAGAGGCCTGATGCAGTTACACAATTTAATTTCTTGTTTTATGAGGCACTCTTGAATGCACAGCTGCCAAGCAAAATAAACCAAAGAGAAAAATAGTGAGTTTCGTGACGAGGATGAGATAATGAATGCTATTAATAACAAATTTAAATGCTGCACGAAGCATAAGGATAACGGCTAACTCCTTTAAAGTCTGATTTCCCATAACTCTACAGAACGCTGGCAAAAAAGAATGGGGCTgctccagcgagcgaagtgatttTCCAGCTGTCTGTCGCCTCAACGTACAAATGTAGGAGCCGTCTACTGATACCTGCAGAGACAGCATGCGCCACCACGTCCTTTTGATCAATGTTCCCACTTGCTGCCCGAGCAATGTAACCCCCCACCGACACCTTCTCACGCTCCTTCGCAGTCTTTTTCTGCATCCTTCCTTCGTGCTACTGCAGTACTGTATACTTATTCAATAATATAAATGAATTAGCCTGCAAAAACGTGTTGTTGCAAATAttttaattttgtttttctttcttcacttgaCCCATTTGGTAAGTTTTTACCCACCTTCTGCTAAATTTAGAGTTAGTGCCTGTCGACGCACCAGCGGTCCAGCAATTTAGATTTAGTGACTGTCTACGCACCAGCAGCAAATGAAACGAATGTATCACGTACGTCTTGAGTTAGGTAACCCAGTAATTCGTCCTTCTTCCCGGCTGCCGTGTAATCCGAACATCTCGATGCGAACGGAGGAGGTAGACGACGAACTGTTTGCTAGAAAAGTACAGAATGCGAAACAGTGGTCATGTATACGAAGGCAGCCTAATGTGGGAACAGCCAAAGAAGTTTTGCTATGCGCTGTGCTTTGATTTAAGTTCAAATTACACGGAGCTAGCCAAAGGTCAGCAAAACAAGTGGAGCGCACCGAGACTGATGGATAACATCCATCACTACGTGACGATGACCCCGTATTTTTACGGAGGAATGAAGTGAACGAAGATGAAGAAACAGAGAAGCGGACAGGCACGGTAGTGTGTTGGTCAACCGTCCGGACTTTTTCCTGTCTTTTCGCGTGAAATATGCGCGACCAACCACGTAACGCACGAGTGTGCTGAAAAGCACGGGTTGCGGCAGTAGCGACTAATATTTCCAACATGGTGGCAGGTGAAGCACACCGGGCGGTTGTCCGCAGTTCTCCGCTCAGTCGGGTTGCGTAAACGAGGAGCGACCCAACGGCTTGGGGGAAATGATAGCAGCAGGTCATTCGCTAACTCTGAGGATAGCAACAGAGCACACGGAAATCACTCCAATGTTTGCAAGTTCCTGACGAACGATTGCGGCTGGAGGTATTGACGAAAACCTCTCGTAACCTTTctttgcatacgtcccagctggtgagttttTCTTCGTTGTTGTCATACCACACCTTAGCCATGCGTCTCAAAGAGGACGACACATTAGCCAGCTGAAGTGTGGGATCCAATCTGTTAGGTGCATTCACGCGTTCAAACATGATCAACAAATATTCAAAGTGAACGCCATAGGTACCTCAAAATGTGCCAGGATCCTTGGGCGGCACGAAAACGTGGAGACGGTGATGTTGATACGAAAGGCTCGACGTTAGTGATAGTCGGATTCGGGAAAGCGGTGCAACGTCCGTTGCGGAGCTCTGTTGCCTGCTTATGTACCTCGCACTTGCACGTGGGAGATTATTCCATCGGCTGATAATAAAAGAGCAGTTTTCGCACTTGAGTCGTCATGGGCGAATGCATAAGGTACTCTGAGTGTTTtctctttttagatgcgaagtatcTTATGGCGGGGGCTGTGTCCCTTGTTTCCTCACTCTTTCCCTACGGCGTCCATGTATTGCGCAGCTGTTGCGACCCCTATCATGCGCTCTGCTCCGAGGAGTAGAGGATTCCTAGAAGAAGGACGTTAGGAATTATACGGAGCGGCGCGCATGACAAGGGGTGCGACAGCTGCATACTGCCgcgatgagtgccagcgtcaTTGCCGCTGCCAGTGTCAGTGGTAGCACCAGCACATGCTATCACTTATGTACATACACCACCTCCCGCTCCAGTACACCATCTTCCCTCTGCTTCGCATTCACACGTGGTTCTCTTTAGTGGGGTATATGTGTAATCTTTTTCGGTTAAAATACCGGCACTGGAATGAAGGCAGCAATTTCATAGCCAGAAACATACCTGTGCCACGGAGACTGTGTACGTGAGTCCCGGCTTGACTGTGATGGACGACAGTCTGTCTGGTGGACATGTCTCCGATCTGTGGATGACGAGTGGTAGTTTGTCCGTGCTCTGCAGCTGCAGGACTTTGCTGGGCGACCATGCGGCACGAAGAGAGAGCTCTGCAAAAACACTGCACTCTTAAAGCACCGCCAGCTACGACATGGTCGGTTGCATCATAAAGCGTAACGTTTCGACCGATGTGAGCGTAATAATAATTCCTGCAGGCTTTTACGTATGCGTCTAAACTACCCTATAGTTATAAGGCACGCTGTACTTAGAGACTCCATATTCAATTCAACCACCATAGGTTTTTCAACGTGTACGTAAATTCAAGTCCATGGTTGTTCTTTGCATTTTGACCCCATTTAAAAGTGGCTGCCATGGCCAGGAATCGAACCAGCACCTTCGAGCTTCGCAATACGATACATTACGTGCTCATCTACCACGACGGGTCGGTGTAAACGTCCGCCACAATGGTATATTGGTTACGGTGGTCGGCTGCTTGACGCGCGTTAGACCCGGCCGTCGCTTTTCGGTGCAATCGAGATACTCAAGGTTGTGGGCTGTGCGATGCCCGTGCACGTGAAAATAAATACATGCATGTTCAAAGTTTTCGGATCTCTCCGCTACGGCATGcctaataatcatatcgtggtcttgGTTCGTAAAACCACAGATGTCAACAGCGGAGCTCTTCAAAGCAGCCATACTATATAATTTGGTTTACGTACGGAATAAGAGCAGCTTTCATCCTGCCGGTGTCTTTCTGAGGCACATGACTTGTTTTCTGGAGCTTCCGCAATAAGGTCTCACCAAGGTCGCTTAAAAGAAACTCGGAAACACCAGCTTCTTTCAGTGGGTTGATTACAGAGCCAATACTTCGGGAAATCTGGTGAGGGCACTAAATTATGAGTGTGTTCTTCATGGCGGCTAGAGCAACGAGACGTTTAACCCATCCCTTCTTTCCGAAGTTCTTTTGCGCCATGGCAGAGAGAGTGAAAAATGACCATTCAAGGTGGTGCCCCTCCCGAAACCAAGAAAGTGcccgtctccccccccccccccgatgaaATGCGGGATACGTCCTTTCTTCATATATGGCGTGTGTGTGTTCCAATCAATGCCACTTCGGAGTAGCGCTCTGTGTGTCATCTTTTTTGTCCCCGCCTTCGTGTGTTTGGCCGTTTTCATAATGTCGCTGTACTAACTGGCTCAGagtgagagagaagaaaaaatctcagaaaggtagggaggttaagtagactaagtccagtttgctaccctacacaggggagagggaaatgagagagaaaagagagaaaaggaggaGATACAGATAACACACACTGTACACACACTTcaggtttcacaggcggtcgcacagtgacgttgccctcaagaattgtagaagggctcatgtggctttctgggctgaagtgCGTGAAGGCCACGCTCCCAAGATCTTCTCGAAAGTAAAGGGTCGATCATCCAGCCTCCTTAAGGCACACTGAAGAGTGCGGCGATCTTCTTCAAAATCTGGACAATCGCACAGGACATGGTCGAGAGTTTCTACACAATGGCAGCTATCACAGTTGGGGAAGtcagccatgccaatgcgatgacTTAATGAATTGGTGAAGGCTATGCCGACCCACAACCGATACAGCATTGTAGCGTACCGTCGCGAAGTCTTTGATGGGAGCTGTAATTGGACTAATGAAGTGAGGTTCTGTGGGCGTCGAGGGGCGTTTGATGAAATATTCCAATGTATAAGTGTGGTATTATGCACGATGCGGCGAAGTTCTGCGGCATAAACACTTGACAGGGGTATGAGCGGTGTGGGTGCTCCTTCGTGGGCACAACGGGCTGCgttgtcggcgaggtggttaccactaaTCCCACAGTTACCAGGCTCGGTCTCCAACTTAGCATCTCTTCGTACTTGGACCTCCGGAAAGTCCTGGCCTCTTACCGGTTGAGTGCTTCGTCATAGCAAGTATAGCCAGGCTGTGAAACGTTCGGTGTTAGCGCGGcaagaaaaattaaaaaatcaGTTCACAGCTATGCTGATGACGGCCAACAAATGTCATCGCTCTTCTACATCATTACCTTACCAGCGAAGTTCCATgccttcttttagatgcggaagcatcttatactcgcgccttgtagtgcgccgtccgcaccgcttctcgaacattcgacagctgacgcgcgcgcatgcgccgtcgcgccgtcgcccaccatctgtgccgcgcgcgcttctccttcgagaacatttgacagctgacagcgcatgcgccgtcgcgccgtcaccatctgtgccgcgcgcgcgcttctccttcgagaacattcgacagctgacagcgcatgcgccgtcgcgctgtatatatactcaaggtcggcgctcgctcgctcagttgccgctcgtccgttggtttgtacttcgcgtcgacgtccgaagtcccgtgaaatgaatgccaacgaatccacaaacagaatgatcgacgtcccttcgaccagcgccggccaaactgttggcggaaccgcttccgcatcctcctcagtgttcccccgagggaagctgcgggcaattttttttgtttgttttgtcgaCTGCGTCAAAATACACGCGACCACGGTGGCTGCTATCGTTTCGTATCGGCAAATGCTTTACACGTTCGTTTTGCCTAGCACTCCCACTCAAGACAGTGCAAGAGTTCTTTAATAACCTTCAAAGTTCAGATAGGCCACCTCAGATACCTCCCCTCTCCTTCATGCTTTATCCTACGTATCGTTTCTTTTTCTAATTATATTTGAAAAAGCTTTCGCGTCTATTTATTCAGCCATGCAGCATTGTTCCATCCAAAACATTGTCTGAAATGAACTGAATGTAAGGCGAATGGTGGCAAAGCTAAAAAAATTATGCAACGTGCTAGTGGGTAGAGAAAATGAAGCACGCACCCCACGTCCAAGGAACTTTGCATTTATGGAATCGGTGATTGGGGTCCGCCCACTGGTTGGCATCGACAGTGTAGCACATGGAAGCAGGAGATCGGAAATACGTCATTCTCATCCTGCAACGTAGTCAATGAGAAATCGCGCTTGTCAtgacagttttctttttctttgtaatcttACAAAACGCCTTCGGCTTATATAAAGAGGCCTCCTAAGCCATGCATATATTTTCGCCATCACTTCGTGCTGCAATCAGGTCGACGTAAAAGCGTTTTTTTTATACGTATATGTTATACTGTTGAAGAGAGGCCTGTACGTTATTGTTGAGTTCGCAGTGGAGCCACGAAGCTACTTACACTTCAAGGCAGTTGAAGGAGAAGCAAGAGCTGACAGTGGAACGCATGCTGCAACGAAACAGGTCCCGCTGCTCCAAGGCGATGCGCTGCCGCATCTCCGGCTCGAACTGGATCTGGTAGATGTCCTCAGCCAATGTCTGTGAGCAGTAACGAGTCAGTCATCACTTAACCGACGTAATGAGTAAATTAGAGACACGCAACCCACATACGAATGCAACTGTTATAACTATCGCATTATATCTGCGTTGGTTTAATCACTATGTCGCCCCACGCGCTTTGATTCAGGTACACGTAAgggaatcccaggtggtcgaatttggTCTTCAGTCCTCCACTCCAACGTGTCTCAGCCACATCGTGGCTTTGACGAGTTGAACCCTATAACTGTTGTAATAATACGCCCCAATGCATGGCCACCACAGTTTTCCAGCATTTCAGTTCATGCAACAGCACCGCACCGTATTTACACTGCATAAATGAAATTATACGTGTAAAAACTAACATATAGGAAACCATCTGAAAATAACTGCGGTGTATTGGCCCTTCAAAAAGCACGCCATACGATTTGGACGGATTTTCAGTACTGTACTCAGGTATAAATTCGCAGGTTTTTATATGAATGGTTGTTGGAAGTACGGATATCAAAGCGATGATCGAAAGTACAAAGCAAGGCTGCAGAGGTAGCTAAAGTGGATGCTTAAACGTCTTAGTCCACCATCTCTGAAACAAAAGAGCGCAAAAGACGGAGCACAAAACAAGGGGAGACGCAGACAATGCTTCTAGGCCGTTATCTGGCCACCTTGGTATCCACTGCCGCGACTGCGGCTGCATTCCTGCATATCAGCAATGCACGGTTGACAACCGTCATCGGGACCTGCTGACACGAGAAATCTCGGAGGCGTTGTAAATGGAAAGGCTGAGCATGCAGCGCGTACGTCAGCAGGTGTTCGACTGCCTTGACAAGCAAGAAAGTGTATGTCAATACTCATGTTTAGCCGTGATGGATCTCATAAtttgttatttctttttatttattattgtttCTTCTTTCTGTCGTCCATGACTGCGAAAAAATATATTGCGAGGCGTTGATAAAGCAAACCTTGTGAGCCAGCGCTGTTTGttcctctctttttcttgttctccATCTTTTGCGCCGTTATTATTCCGAGATTTCAAAACACCTCACTCTTTCCCGAATCATCATGCTCATAGCTCTATCATTACACCAGAGAGGACAAAAATGCACCATTGTTTTCTTAAGAATCGTCGTATATTACAGTACGCTTCCTCAGTAACTGCCGTTACCTATACCTCATAGGACACACCAGACAATTCTGTATTCTCGCGTGTATGAGCGTTCTGTAGACTACGTCAAGCCTTAATAATCCCATTTTTTGCAAAAGCACACGTTTTGGTGACCATTTGAAAGTACCATAGCGTAGAAAGACAGTAAGGTCACAAATAACTCCATATTTTATGTAGCATTAGCTCGCAGCATTAGTACGcgatatatcgtggttttggagcgttaaaacttagatattattattattgtgagcATTTGTTACCTGAGTTTCAACAGTGCACGCTTTCGGGTACAGCTCGCACAACCTTGATGCATTGATCCTGCATGAAACATCATAAATATTCCAGTTTGATTAAAAGAAACCTAGTAAATCATTGTAAGAAACGTAAAACAACAACGAAGCAAAACAAGACACCGCCTTGTCTCGTTTTTAGACTAAGTAACCTTTGTCATGCAGTTATCCAGTCATACTTTACAAAATTTTAACGATACGATCTCGGGCTTGTTGGtcagcaggggcgtagccaggaggggggggggttaattTCTTGCCCTGACATTTTTCAATTTCGCTTTTATtattatacacgcacacatacaaacgcaagCACGAACATCCATACTGGTTGAACCGTCCCTTCACCCGAgaaatatttctggctacgcccctgttgGCAACTTATACGGAGCAGCGCCAAACAACAGGTACCGAGTATAAGAAGAGACACACAGTGATGACACTTTAGGTGTCTGTTATGTGTCTTTATGCATTGTCTGCTTGCTTTTACTATCGATACAGTGTCGTTTTATAAATAATGTTTGTCGTCTTAAAAAATGATTAGCTGGAAGCTAGGGCTCCGTATAACCTCTTATTCTCGGTCCAGTCGTGTTGTGCTGCTTCGTGTAAATCATAAATGTTATTGAGAAATCCACTCACTCGAGTTAAAGCAGGGTAGAAAACACATATACTCTCCCAATATGAAAGTTCTGCATTGAGACAGAATGCTGTAGCCCTTAGCTTTAAAGTCGTTTCACATTTGTTACCTGTTACGTCACAACGTTTATTTTGAGCGGGTGATTACTCGATGCGTCACATATTAGGTGCCGTTAATACGGAAGCCAAGCAGGGCAGACATTCAAGGGAAgatggaagaggggggggggggggcatgaagAGGTTAATTTTGTTTGCTGGATCCAAAGTTTCGACAAGTGGCACTGTCTTCTGCTTTGGGGACAACAAAGGCACTTGTCCAACCATTTGTTCTTGTGGCACTCCTGTGAAAGCATATTACCCTACTACGTAATTGAAAGTGCTTAAGTAAGCGCTGATCAACGCTCCAGCGATTTCCAGCGATGTCACGCCACACCACGTGAAAAGTGATGAGCCAGCAAGCAGACTCACCAGCTCTCGACGCACACGGTCAGTCCCGGAAACAGTATGTTCTGGCGCACTTCCTCGATGATGGTCACTGTGAACGGGTATCGCCGGTACATCTCGATGATCTCCGACGTTTGGTACAGGAAGCCGCTCATGCAGAACAGCCACACCAGCACCCGCACCACCATAGACGAGTGCAAGTTCATCCTGGAACTGAAATAGAAGCAAATGGTGGCTACGGTCATATGTATATGTTACAGCGTACAGGGAGCTTACACTAGCCGTGTAAAGCTTAAGAAACAGCGAAGCTGGTTGATCTTGGGGCTTAACGGGACCTTCCAGGCTGAAGCTGTAGGTATTTCTTTGGCGTAGACAGAGTAGCATCGAACCACAGCCTGTCACAGATCATGCAAGACCGGCCTAACTCCAGCGCCAGGAATGAGGTTGCAAACCTGGATTTGGCACCCCCGATAGAAGCGCTTACTTTTGTCGCTCGTGCTCGGCTGGCGCCAGGCAGCCAGCCACATCGGACAAACTCGGCGCGAAGCGTCTCCGTCTGTGGGCGTGTCTTGGCGGCGGCTTCTCCTCGGCGCATGCACAGCTAGGCCAGGTTAAATCCAAGTGATGCGCAGCTGTAGCTTTGTCATTTATGAGGAATGACGCGGATGATTTTTCGCGTACACCCGAAGTTTTGAAGTTTTATTATTTCAAGTTTTAAGAGCTTGGCACTATAAAGAAAAAAGGACGAAGCTTGCACTAAGCCGTACAAGGCTTAAACAGCGAAGCTTGATGATATTGAAGTCTAATGTGGTTGCTTCTTAAGTTGTTGCCAGTCTTTTGCTAGCTCATAGGTAATGTCACGTTGGTCTTTTTTCTTATGATGCTCCTTAGCACAGAAATGTCCTTGTTAAACTATCGACAGACAGCTGGAGGCAGAAACTCGCTCTGAAACCGAGTGTTGGTATACCGCTTATAATGTATACGTACACATCGTCGTTCAAGAAGGGCTTCCGTCGCTTCGGGGTATTCTCGCAGCTGCCCTTGCCTTCTCCATTCCCCCGTATTCTCTCGCTGTACAGTGCCAATTTTTAtgaagcacgtggcctgcgcactCTGGCGGCTGATGGCTGCACGTTCAAGTGAGAGCAagagcaaccacagcctctttacgcgtcatctcgcggcgagatAAACGACCTATCATTACTtatatggaaccagcggcaaaACTGCAACCCCCTCCCTGTTCAAGGCGATAACGCAAGAGGCCGATAATCGCCTTGAAAGGGAATGGGGTAGCAATCTTGCTGCTGGTTCCATGTCATCAATgactgcttgttttgctcggcgcgAGACAGgtgcgtagccagggggtggcacaccaggcacgttccccccccccccgatatttGGAGATAAAAAAATAGAGATCGAGAGACGGCCATTTAGGGGCCTCCCGAAATAAAAGAGGCTATAGTTGCTCTAGCTCCCACTTGAATGCGCACTCTTTtgttccctttcatgaaaatTAACAGTTTACGTACCACTGAAGCATGCGACCACTGTGTTTATTACTGGGTTAATTCCAATGGTTTATTAAAGCGTTTCTCAATTAGTGGTTGCATTTCCATAAAAATTTGAAACTGCAGGGTTTGCGGCGCATCTGCCTTTTTCATTCTCAGCCGACTGCTTTTGGTTAGTGGAATTTGCCCAGTTTTGGAGGGTACTAGTTGGTATCTATTCATCAGTACTTATTCCTCGGTATCTTTTCACTTATTAATCAATAGCTATATTCATTATTATCTATCCAGTATCTATTTCACCACATGAGAGGCTATCGTCATTGTGCCATTCATTCTTAGTACATTCTCCGGGTTTGTTTTTATGTAAATGTACGAAACGCGATTTTATAAAAGCATCATGCTTCCATCCAATAACTTTAGTTGAAAGTTTGCGCTTGCGCTCTTGTGGTTCAGCCTTCGTCTTCTAAACGGTGCGCAATAACGTAGCAATAAATTGTACAGTTCTTGTGGCGCATACTTGTACATGGTGATGATAGCTTCTGTACACACGAGAGTGTTTATGGTCGGTTCAAACAGCTGCACTGTTAAAAACAAACTAGCCCAGCTGTAGACCTTGCTAAAAGCTTCGAAGTGGGTGCTAACGTGTATTTAATGCGATGACTTGATGCTCACAATGACTTGTCTATGGTTCCCAAATTTGCAGGTATAAAAATAGGAAGTGACCAGTTCCTGGAATGAGACATCAGGGTTGCATTTTACTACATCAGCCATTATCGCCAAAAACAGGCATGGCTGTAGCAATGCACATTACACAGAGGAGGTCCGACTGAGCAAATGCATGAGGTACATTTGGCGCCCGTTTTAGGAGATCAGGCACATCAGCTGCCCCTCTCTCCTCATATATGGCTACTGCACTTT is a genomic window containing:
- the LOC142813865 gene encoding epithelial sodium channel subunit delta-like; translation: MNLHSSMVVRVLVWLFCMSGFLYQTSEIIEMYRRYPFTVTIIEEVRQNILFPGLTVCVESWINASRLCELYPKACTVETQTLAEDIYQIQFEPEMRQRIALEQRDLFRCSMRSTVSSCFSFNCLEVMRMTYFRSPASMCYTVDANQWADPNHRFHKCKVPWTWELSLRAAWSPSKVLQLQSTDKLPLVIHRSETCPPDRLSSITVKPGLTYTVSVAQQTVRRLPPPFASRCSDYTAAGKKDELLGYLTQDLCIQECLIKQEIKLCNCIRPLHEYGSNFNVPTCGYQNTAVCDKQITNKTVTKCMKKCGAPCEETSYDVRLTSLGEDRKEKERNSFSVYVKFSSDSQKIFEYQPKLTLIEAFGYMGGYIGMWLGLSLYSLITDAEKWLRDFFLQKALKRKAAFEMSKAQQQPRIFTTSEYPAWRSNPRPGDWGSIRNADSSPKILLPPSY